The following are encoded in a window of Mustela nigripes isolate SB6536 chromosome 1, MUSNIG.SB6536, whole genome shotgun sequence genomic DNA:
- the MTA2 gene encoding metastasis-associated protein MTA2, with product MAANMYRVGDYVYFENSSSNPYLVRRIEELNKTANGNVEAKVVCLFRRRDISSSLNSLADSNAREFEEESKQPGVSEQQRHQLKHRELFLSRQFESLPATHIRGKCSVTLLNETDILSQYLEKEDCFFYSLVFDPVQKTLLADQGEIRVGCKYQAEIPDRLAEGESDNRNQQKMEMKVWDPDNPLTDRQIDQFLVVARAVGTFARALDCSSSIRQPSLHMSAAAASRDITLFHAMDTLQRNGYDLAKAMSTLVPQGGPVLCRDEMEEWSASEAMLFEEALEKYGKDFNDIRQDFLPWKSLASIVQFYYMWKTTDRYIQQKRLKAAEADSKLKQVYIPTYTKPNPNQIISVGSKPGMNGAGFQKGLTCESCHTTQSAQWYAWGPPNMQCRLCASCWIYWKKYGGLKTPTQLEGAARGTTEPHSRGHLSRPEAQSLSPYTTSANRAKLLAKNRQTFLLQTTKLTRLARRMCRDLLQPRRAARRPYAPINANAIKAECSIRLPKAAKTPLKIHPLVRLPLATIVKDLVAQAPLKPKTPRGTKTPINRNQLTQNRGLGGIMVKRAYETMAGAGVPFSANGRPLASGIRSGSQPAAKRQKLNPADAPNPVVFVATKDTRALRKALTHLEMRRAARRPNLPLKVKPPLIAVRPPVPLSAPSHPASTNEPIVLED from the exons ACTGCAAACGGAAACGTGGAGGCAAAGGTTGTGTGCCTTTTCCGGCGAAGGGACATTTCTAGTAGCCTCAACAGCCTGGCTGATAGCAATGCCA GGGAGTTTGAGGAAGAATCAAAGCAGCCAGGGGTATCGGAGCAGCAGCGACATCAGCTGAAGCACCGGGAGCTTTTTCTTTCTCGGCAGTTTGAATCGTTACCAGCCACACACATACG AGGGAAATGCAGTGTGACCCTCCTGAATGAGACGGATATCTTGAGCCAATACCTGGaaaaggag GACTGCTTTTTTTATTCACTGGTGTTTGACCCTGTGCAGAAGACACTTCTAGCTGATCAGGGGGAGATCAGAGTTGGTTGCAAATACCAAGCTGAGATCCCAGATCGCCTGGCAGAGG GGGAATCCGATAATCGGAACCAACAGAAGATGGAGATGAAGGTCTGGGACCCAGACAACCCTCTCACAGACCGGCAGATTGATCAGTTTCTCGTGGTGGCCCG AGCTGTGGGCACCTTTGCAAGAGCCCTGGATTGCAGCAGCTCCATTCGGCAGCCAAGCCTGCACATGAGTGCAGCCGCCGCCTCCCGAGATATCACGCTG TTCCATGCGATGGATACGTTGCAGAGGAACGGCTATGACTTGGCTAAAGCCATgtccaccctggtgccccaggggGGCCCGGTGCTCTGTCGGGATGAGATGGAGGAGTGGTCTGCCTCCGAGGCCATGTTGTTTGAGGAGGCCCTGGAGAAGTATGGGAAGGACTTCAATGATATTCGCCAGGACTTC CTGCCTTGGAAGTCACTCGCCAGCATAGTCCAGTTTTATTACATGTGGAAAACCACAGACCGCTATATTCAGCAG AAAAGGTTGAAAGCTGCTGAAGCAGACAGCAAACTAAAACAAGTCTATATCCCTACCTA TACTAAGCCAAATCCTAACCAGATCATCTCTGTGGGCTCGAAACCCGGCATGaatggggctggattccagaaaGGCCTGACTTGCGAGAGCTGCCACA CCACACAGTCTGCCCAGTGGTACGCCTGGGGCCCACCCAACATGCAGTGCCGGCTCTGTGCTTCCTGTTGGATCTACTGGAAGAAGTATGGGGGGCTGAAGACCCCGACCCAGCTTGAGGGAGCTGCTCGGGGAACAACA GAGCCACACTCGAGGGGTCATTTGTCTAGACCTGAAGCCCAGAGTCTCTCTCCCTATACGACTAGCGCCAACCGGGCCAAGCTGCTGGCTAAGAACAGGCAAACATTCCTGCTCCAGACCACAAAGCTGACCCGTCTGGCCAGACGCATGTGCAGGGACCTGTTACAGCCGAGGAGGGCTGCCCGACGACCCTATGCCCCTATCAATGCCAATGCCATCAAGGCGGAGT GCTCCATTCGACTTCCTAAGGCTGCGAAGACTCCATTGAAGATTCATCCTCTGGTGCGGCTGCCGCTGGCAACCATCGTCAAAGATTTGG TGGCCCAGGCGCCTCTGAAACCAAAAACACCTCGGGGTACCAAGACGCCAATCAACAGAAACCAGCTGACCCAGAACCGGGGTCTGGGGGGCATTATGGTGAAACGGGCCTATGAAACT ATGGCAGGAGCAGGGGTCCCCTTCTCTGCCAACGGAAGGCCTCTGGCCTCAGGGATTCGTTCCGGCTCACAGCCAGCAGCCAAGCGTCAAAAACTAAACCCAGCTGATGCCCCCAATCCGGTGGTGTTTGTGGCCACAAAGGATACCAG GGCCCTGCGGAAGGCTCTGACCCATCTGGAAATGCGGCGCGCTGCCCGCAGGCCCAACTTGCCCCTGAAGGTGAAGCCACCACTGATTGCAGTGCGGCCTCCAGTCCCACTGTCTGCACCCTCACATCCTGCCAGCACCAATGAGCCCATTGTCCTGGAGGATTGA